The Gemmata palustris genome includes a region encoding these proteins:
- a CDS encoding SMI1/KNR4 family protein, producing the protein MSDLETAWDRIHRWLAAHAPVVLASLGPPATDEHLQRAETEMGVVLPDDVKACYRIHDGQRVIPTPVSYWPDLKCAPSFLYGHRWHSLAGVTDYWHTLHDLRGEFAEVKGAPRGPIRKDWWHAKWIPLTRDSAGDLYCLDLMPLKRGHVGQVIFWYHDEPARGLLAKSLTEWLTQFSHELDRGEFTTAPDTHGPGLVRVRDL; encoded by the coding sequence ATGAGCGATCTCGAAACTGCCTGGGACCGTATCCACCGCTGGCTCGCCGCGCACGCACCGGTCGTGCTGGCGAGCCTCGGTCCGCCCGCGACCGACGAGCACCTCCAGCGAGCTGAAACGGAAATGGGTGTCGTGCTGCCGGACGACGTGAAAGCGTGCTACCGCATTCACGACGGGCAGCGGGTCATTCCCACCCCGGTGAGCTACTGGCCCGATCTCAAATGTGCCCCATCATTTCTCTACGGGCACCGGTGGCACAGCCTGGCCGGCGTGACCGATTACTGGCACACGCTGCACGACCTGCGCGGGGAATTCGCGGAGGTCAAAGGCGCGCCGCGCGGCCCGATTCGTAAGGACTGGTGGCACGCGAAGTGGATTCCCTTAACGCGGGATTCTGCGGGCGATTTGTACTGCCTGGACCTGATGCCATTGAAACGCGGGCACGTCGGTCAGGTTATCTTCTGGTACCACGACGAACCGGCGCGCGGCTTATTAGCAAAGAGCCTGACGGAGTGGCTCACGCAGTTCTCCCACGAACTGGACCGCGGCGAGTTCACGACCGCGCCGGACACGCACGGCCCCGGGTTGGTCCGGGTTCGCGACCTGTAA
- the selD gene encoding selenide, water dikinase SelD translates to MNTSEPIRLTKLAKRAGCAAKHPPGFLLPLLGMLPPITDPNVLVGSSTADDAAIYKMSDDLALVLTTDFFTPIVDDPRDFGRVAAANALSDVYAMGGKPLSALSIVGFPDTLPATVLGEILAGAAEIAAEAGIAIVGGHTIKSEEPIFGLAVVGTVHPNRVLSNAGAKPGDVLVLTKPLGLGIISTAAKNDQDAKSAITEAIRVMTTLNRAAAEVLTRFEVHALTDVTGFGLLGHLRNVTAASAVTAEVWADRVPVLDAARAYVNAGIAPGGTRANAKFLADWVEYAAGVSPEQQLLLCDAQTSGGLLAAVPEAIADDVTRALSAAGVLASAIVGKITGPGAGRIRVTPSRS, encoded by the coding sequence GTGAACACTTCCGAACCGATCCGACTGACGAAGCTAGCGAAGCGGGCCGGGTGCGCGGCCAAACACCCGCCGGGGTTCTTGCTCCCGCTCTTGGGAATGCTGCCGCCGATTACCGATCCGAACGTGCTCGTCGGCAGTTCTACCGCCGACGACGCGGCCATCTACAAGATGTCGGACGACCTCGCACTGGTCCTCACGACGGACTTCTTCACGCCGATTGTCGACGACCCGCGCGACTTCGGCCGGGTCGCCGCGGCGAACGCCCTGTCCGACGTGTACGCGATGGGCGGGAAGCCGCTCTCGGCCCTCAGTATCGTTGGATTCCCGGACACGCTCCCGGCCACGGTGCTCGGGGAGATCTTGGCGGGGGCGGCCGAGATCGCGGCCGAAGCGGGCATCGCCATTGTCGGTGGGCATACGATCAAGAGCGAAGAGCCAATCTTTGGGCTGGCGGTGGTCGGCACGGTTCACCCGAATCGTGTGCTGAGCAACGCGGGCGCGAAGCCGGGTGACGTGCTCGTTCTCACGAAGCCGCTCGGACTCGGCATCATCTCGACCGCGGCGAAGAATGACCAGGACGCGAAATCCGCCATCACCGAAGCAATTCGCGTGATGACGACGTTGAACCGCGCCGCGGCCGAGGTGCTCACGCGGTTCGAGGTCCACGCGCTCACGGACGTGACCGGCTTCGGACTACTCGGCCACTTACGGAACGTGACGGCCGCGAGTGCGGTTACGGCCGAAGTATGGGCCGACCGCGTGCCGGTACTGGATGCCGCGCGCGCATATGTGAACGCGGGCATCGCTCCCGGCGGGACGCGCGCGAACGCGAAGTTTCTTGCCGATTGGGTCGAGTACGCTGCGGGCGTGTCGCCAGAGCAGCAACTCCTGCTGTGCGACGCGCAGACTTCGGGCGGGTTGCTCGCGGCCGTACCGGAAGCGATTGCGGACGACGTGACGCGGGCACTTTCTGCCGCGGGTGTGCTCGCGAGTGCGATCGTTGGGAAGATTACGGGGCCGGGCGCGGGGCGCATTCGCGTGACGCCGAGCCGGTCCTGA
- a CDS encoding sulfatase family protein — protein MRYFVTLAVVLLASPVFAADKPSFVLFVTDDQRADCLSCSGHPFLKTPNIDSIASNGTRFTNGFVTTSICCISRASIISGRLARNHKVPDFSTAFTKEVFATTLPVQLKQAGYRVGIVGKWGIGGPPPKEHFDLWDAWGGQGEFFHTVEGEKVHNSEYLARRAVKFIVDTPADTPFCLILLYKSPHEPYEPDPRDAELFKDTKIVPPKTADAKFHDQLPDFLKTSLNRVRAVRDFPTPDKYQEFVKQYLRCIAGVDRSVGIVTKALADKKRADNTVLIYTSDNGFFLGERGFNHKWLMYEESIRVPLIVADPRLPKTQRGAARNEMVLNIDIAPTILSYADVAIPKEVDGLSLKPLVAGEKPDWRTHFFYEHHYFHSKDPNNTIPRTEGVRTERWKYTVYPDNPEYTELFDLKNDPLEEHNLVLNAKHKDALTEIKALYAKEVNRLPPAIPGGTPGKK, from the coding sequence ATGCGGTACTTCGTCACGCTCGCGGTCGTGCTCCTGGCATCACCGGTGTTTGCTGCGGACAAACCGAGTTTCGTGCTGTTCGTCACGGACGATCAGCGCGCCGACTGCCTCAGTTGCTCCGGGCACCCGTTCCTCAAGACGCCCAACATTGACAGCATCGCATCAAACGGCACGCGGTTCACGAACGGTTTCGTCACCACGTCCATTTGCTGCATCAGCCGCGCGAGCATCATCAGCGGGCGACTCGCGCGCAACCACAAGGTGCCGGACTTCAGCACCGCGTTCACCAAAGAGGTGTTTGCGACGACGCTCCCGGTTCAGTTGAAGCAAGCGGGCTACCGCGTGGGCATCGTTGGGAAGTGGGGCATCGGCGGACCGCCCCCGAAGGAACACTTCGACTTGTGGGATGCGTGGGGCGGGCAGGGCGAGTTCTTCCACACGGTGGAGGGCGAGAAGGTCCACAATTCCGAGTACCTCGCGCGCCGGGCGGTGAAGTTCATTGTGGACACGCCGGCCGACACGCCGTTCTGTCTCATCCTGCTGTACAAATCGCCTCACGAGCCTTACGAACCCGACCCCCGCGACGCGGAGCTATTTAAGGACACGAAAATCGTGCCGCCGAAGACCGCGGACGCGAAGTTCCACGACCAACTCCCCGACTTCCTCAAAACGAGCCTCAACCGCGTGCGGGCCGTGCGTGACTTCCCCACGCCGGACAAGTACCAGGAATTCGTGAAGCAGTACCTGCGGTGTATCGCGGGCGTCGATCGTTCCGTGGGCATCGTCACGAAGGCGCTCGCGGACAAGAAACGCGCGGACAACACCGTTCTGATTTACACGTCGGACAACGGCTTTTTCCTCGGCGAGCGCGGGTTCAATCACAAGTGGCTGATGTACGAGGAGTCGATCCGCGTGCCGCTGATTGTGGCCGATCCGCGCCTACCGAAAACTCAGCGCGGCGCAGCGCGTAACGAGATGGTGCTGAACATCGACATCGCGCCCACGATTTTGAGTTACGCGGATGTTGCGATTCCCAAAGAGGTGGACGGACTGAGCTTGAAGCCGCTTGTTGCGGGTGAGAAACCGGACTGGCGCACGCACTTCTTTTACGAGCACCACTACTTCCACTCGAAAGACCCGAACAACACCATCCCGCGGACGGAGGGTGTTCGCACCGAGCGCTGGAAGTACACCGTCTACCCGGATAACCCGGAGTACACGGAGCTCTTCGACCTGAAGAACGACCCGCTCGAAGAGCACAACCTTGTGTTGAACGCCAAGCACAAAGACGCGCTCACGGAGATTAAGGCACTGTACGCGAAAGAAGTGAATCGCCTGCCGCCTGCAATTCCGGGCGGCACCCCAGGCAAGAAGTAG
- the surE gene encoding 5'/3'-nucleotidase SurE, which produces MRILLTNDDGIYAPGLRALRAELLKLGTVTVVAPATEQSAAGHSVTLLTPLLVNEVYEDDATTFVGWAVEGRPADCVKLALLELLPEPPDVIISGMNAGSNAGINVLYSGTVAAAIEGAFYHHTAIAVSLEYDKKIYDFPAAAKYARQVIEQILARKPASGSLFNVNLPVLERGPIRGIKVMPQNVSPYTEKFDRRVNPRGRTYFWTSPEFNCPDPHPDTDVTALNESYITVTPLQFDLTDHAKMEQLKKWEWKVE; this is translated from the coding sequence ATGCGAATTCTGCTCACCAATGATGATGGCATTTATGCACCGGGGTTGCGCGCGTTGCGCGCCGAACTGCTCAAGCTGGGCACCGTTACCGTCGTTGCGCCCGCGACGGAACAGAGTGCGGCGGGGCACTCGGTCACGCTCCTCACGCCGCTCCTGGTGAACGAGGTGTACGAGGACGACGCGACGACGTTCGTGGGGTGGGCCGTCGAGGGGCGCCCGGCCGACTGCGTGAAACTCGCGCTCCTGGAACTGCTCCCGGAACCGCCGGACGTCATCATCAGCGGCATGAACGCGGGCAGCAACGCGGGCATCAACGTGCTTTACTCGGGCACGGTCGCCGCCGCGATCGAGGGCGCGTTCTACCACCACACCGCAATCGCCGTTTCGCTCGAGTACGACAAGAAAATCTACGACTTCCCCGCCGCCGCGAAGTACGCGCGCCAGGTCATCGAGCAGATCCTCGCGCGCAAACCCGCCAGTGGGAGCTTGTTCAATGTGAACTTACCCGTACTGGAACGCGGGCCGATTCGCGGAATCAAGGTGATGCCACAGAACGTGTCGCCGTACACCGAGAAGTTCGACCGGCGCGTGAACCCGCGCGGGCGCACCTACTTCTGGACCAGCCCCGAGTTCAATTGCCCGGACCCGCACCCCGACACGGACGTGACCGCGCTCAACGAGAGTTACATCACCGTAACGCCGCTCCAGTTCGATCTCACCGACCACGCGAAAATGGAGCAGTTGAAGAAGTGGGAATGGAAGGTGGAGTGA
- a CDS encoding dual specificity protein phosphatase family protein produces the protein MPSRWQFVLATVVIAIVGAAPLVYSAHQNTHMRNLRVVEDGVLYRCGQLTPKGMDRVLRDYNIKTVVTLRTSRTTALPPDSWEEDVCAARGLNHVRIVPRVWGADESGEIPAEQAVQEFLAVMDKKENHPVLVHCFAGIHRTGTMCAIFRMEYHGWSSERAMSEMQLYGFAPEDMHQHIAGYLREYKPRPKPLGK, from the coding sequence ATGCCGTCACGCTGGCAGTTCGTCCTCGCGACCGTTGTAATCGCGATTGTCGGTGCCGCCCCCCTCGTTTACTCGGCGCACCAGAACACGCACATGCGGAACCTCCGCGTCGTTGAAGACGGCGTTCTGTACCGCTGCGGCCAACTCACGCCGAAGGGGATGGATCGCGTTCTGCGCGATTACAACATCAAGACGGTCGTCACGCTCCGCACCTCGCGCACGACCGCACTTCCCCCGGATTCCTGGGAAGAAGACGTGTGTGCGGCACGGGGGCTGAACCACGTGCGCATCGTGCCGCGCGTTTGGGGGGCGGACGAGTCCGGCGAAATCCCGGCGGAGCAAGCCGTTCAGGAGTTCCTGGCGGTCATGGACAAGAAGGAGAACCACCCGGTTCTCGTTCACTGCTTCGCGGGCATTCACCGCACCGGGACGATGTGCGCCATCTTCCGCATGGAGTACCACGGGTGGTCGTCGGAGCGGGCGATGTCCGAGATGCAGCTCTACGGGTTCGCGCCGGAAGACATGCACCAGCACATTGCAGGGTACCTCCGGGAGTACAAACCGCGCCCGAAACCGCTGGGGAAGTAG
- a CDS encoding transposase, translating into MATAQMPDEFFELIVHHLPPEQPVGPSGGRPRVGNKVAVRVIWFVLATGNRWEDVPRNSGAQGTAHRRLRAWEECGIWDRLHADLLRLLRRADKMDTDVVIVDGVYVRAFGGGEDTGPSPVDRRKLGTKHTLLVSRQGVPLAIRTAGANASDQRQILPLVVLAFPRVGGKPGRPKDLPDGCTRTGGTTANPPGCCCGGSGSNRGSPSGTRPTGGLGKVRWVVEHHQLGQGAEADARPIRPAQGYSGRLHNTGRQCRLLPHPPRRRHLKTRVLSASVTTNATP; encoded by the coding sequence ATGGCAACCGCTCAGATGCCCGACGAGTTCTTTGAGTTGATTGTCCACCACCTGCCACCCGAGCAACCGGTTGGCCCCTCCGGCGGGCGCCCGAGGGTCGGGAACAAGGTGGCGGTTCGCGTCATCTGGTTCGTGCTGGCGACCGGCAATCGCTGGGAGGATGTCCCCAGGAACTCGGGTGCTCAGGGCACCGCCCACCGTCGGCTCCGGGCCTGGGAGGAGTGCGGGATCTGGGATCGGCTCCATGCCGATCTGCTCCGATTGCTCCGCCGGGCCGACAAGATGGATACCGACGTGGTGATCGTCGACGGGGTGTACGTGCGAGCCTTCGGCGGTGGTGAGGACACCGGCCCCAGCCCCGTGGACCGCCGGAAACTCGGGACCAAGCACACCCTCTTGGTCAGCCGCCAAGGCGTCCCGTTGGCGATCCGCACGGCCGGGGCCAACGCCAGCGACCAACGCCAGATCCTGCCCCTGGTGGTACTCGCCTTCCCGCGGGTCGGGGGCAAGCCGGGGCGACCGAAGGATCTGCCCGACGGCTGTACGCGGACCGGGGGTACGACAGCGAATCCACCCGGTTGTTGTTGCGGTGGCTCGGGATCGAACCGCGGATCGCCAAGCGGAACACGCCCCACGGGCGGGCTGGGCAAGGTTCGCTGGGTGGTCGAGCACCATCAGTTGGGTCAAGGGGCTGAGGCGGATGCGCGTCCGATACGACCGGCTCAGGGTTATTCGGGACGCCTTCACAACACTGGCCGCCAGTGTCGTTTGCTTCCGCATCCTCCACGACGGCGTCATCTAAAAACAAGGGTTTTGTCAGCGTCTGTTACAACCAACGCAACGCCTTGA
- a CDS encoding DEAD/DEAH box helicase: protein MPFKTLGLHTLLVRATQELGYKEPTPVQAGAIPPGLAGRDIIATAQTGTGKTAAFLLPILHRLIGQPRGGTRVLILSPTRELAEQISDVCNGLAKHTQVRSALVVGGRPMGPQERALRAGTDIIVATPGRLLDLLQRNIAKLDRATTLVLDEADSLFDMGFLPDVRKIIARMPARAHTLLFSATMPPVIAKLANEILRDPATVQIGRRSSTAVGITQAAYPVPTHLKTALLRHLLRETDMPSVLVFTRTKHSAKKIARAVAADGFTVAELHSNRTPSQRATAMDGFRRGNYQVMVATNIAARGLDVNHITHVISTDVPDVPEDYVHRIGRTGRGGATGDAFILVAREEEASLSRIERQVGQRLPRITLPDFDYTLAAPPPSAAPKTGNRGGGGRPPQNSKPQGAPRPKGKQSGPGRPGPRR, encoded by the coding sequence ATGCCGTTCAAAACTCTTGGTCTTCATACCCTCCTCGTTCGTGCCACCCAGGAACTCGGGTACAAGGAACCCACCCCGGTGCAGGCCGGGGCGATCCCGCCCGGGCTCGCCGGGCGCGACATCATCGCCACGGCCCAAACCGGGACCGGGAAGACGGCCGCGTTCCTGCTGCCGATCCTCCACCGGCTCATCGGGCAGCCGCGCGGCGGCACCCGGGTGCTGATCCTGTCCCCGACGCGCGAACTCGCGGAGCAGATCAGCGACGTGTGCAACGGGCTGGCGAAGCACACGCAAGTCCGGAGCGCGCTGGTGGTCGGCGGGCGCCCGATGGGTCCGCAGGAGCGGGCGCTCCGCGCGGGCACGGACATCATCGTCGCCACCCCGGGCCGGTTGCTCGACCTCCTTCAGCGGAACATCGCCAAGCTCGACCGCGCGACCACGCTCGTGCTGGACGAGGCCGACAGCCTCTTCGACATGGGCTTCTTGCCGGACGTGCGCAAGATCATCGCGCGGATGCCCGCGCGGGCACACACGCTACTGTTCTCCGCGACCATGCCGCCGGTGATCGCCAAACTCGCCAACGAGATCCTGCGCGACCCGGCCACGGTGCAGATCGGCCGGCGCAGTTCCACGGCCGTGGGCATCACGCAGGCCGCGTACCCGGTGCCCACGCACCTGAAAACGGCGCTCCTCCGGCACCTCTTGCGCGAAACCGACATGCCCTCGGTGCTGGTGTTCACGCGCACGAAGCACAGCGCGAAGAAGATCGCGCGCGCCGTGGCCGCCGACGGGTTCACGGTCGCGGAGCTCCACAGCAACCGCACCCCGTCCCAACGGGCCACCGCGATGGACGGGTTCCGCCGGGGCAATTATCAGGTGATGGTCGCGACGAACATCGCCGCCCGCGGACTGGACGTGAACCACATCACCCACGTCATCAGCACCGACGTGCCCGACGTGCCCGAGGACTACGTCCACCGGATCGGGCGCACGGGCCGGGGCGGGGCCACGGGCGATGCGTTCATTCTGGTGGCGCGCGAAGAAGAAGCGTCGCTCTCGCGGATCGAGCGGCAGGTCGGCCAGCGGCTCCCGCGCATCACGCTGCCGGACTTCGACTACACGCTCGCGGCCCCGCCGCCGTCGGCCGCGCCGAAAACGGGTAACCGAGGGGGAGGCGGGCGCCCGCCACAAAACAGCAAACCACAGGGAGCGCCGAGGCCGAAGGGAAAACAAAGCGGTCCGGGAAGACCCGGACCGCGTAGGTGA
- a CDS encoding TIGR03000 domain-containing protein encodes MFLTRSIRFCSVLTASALVAGVASAAPPHGGGGHAGGGHPGGGRPGGGAYHAPAGGYHGHYAPYNYGYRSVGIGIGLGYGGYGYGYGVGYGGLGYGYGGYGYSGGYGYSPLNYGYSGLGVPSIPGTYYSPAPSYQVLPPQSQDPSPIPLPVSSGSGEPAPATIIVIASEGAKVTFEGIENDQTGTRHSFTTKPIDPGIETRVKVKVDGPGGPATISIGVRAGEKATVDMRK; translated from the coding sequence GTGTTTCTCACACGCTCGATTAGATTTTGCTCCGTTCTGACGGCCTCGGCGCTCGTCGCCGGGGTCGCGTCGGCCGCTCCGCCCCACGGCGGGGGCGGGCACGCAGGTGGGGGGCACCCTGGTGGCGGGCGCCCCGGCGGTGGGGCGTACCACGCACCGGCGGGCGGGTACCACGGGCACTACGCCCCGTACAACTACGGTTACCGGAGCGTCGGTATTGGCATCGGCCTCGGGTACGGCGGATACGGTTACGGGTATGGTGTGGGTTACGGTGGTTTGGGGTACGGCTACGGCGGGTACGGGTACAGCGGCGGGTACGGCTACAGCCCGTTAAACTACGGTTACAGTGGGCTCGGCGTTCCCTCGATCCCGGGAACGTACTACTCGCCGGCCCCGTCGTACCAGGTGCTCCCGCCGCAATCGCAGGATCCGTCACCGATCCCGCTGCCCGTTTCGAGCGGGTCGGGCGAACCGGCCCCGGCCACGATTATCGTGATCGCGTCCGAAGGGGCGAAGGTCACGTTTGAAGGCATCGAGAACGACCAGACCGGCACGCGGCACTCGTTCACCACGAAGCCGATCGACCCGGGCATCGAGACGCGCGTGAAGGTGAAAGTGGACGGCCCGGGCGGACCCGCGACGATCTCGATCGGCGTGCGCGCCGGCGAAAAGGCGACCGTCGATATGCGGAAGTGA
- the nhaA gene encoding Na+/H+ antiporter NhaA, with protein MAHSARRSNPHLPVAPIRRLTRPLSRFLKIESASGIVLLFCTVLAIALANSDAASAYHKFWHTHVQLGAGAFTLGGELGHFFVNDVLMTIFFFVVGLEIKRELVAGELRDARKAALPVAAALGGMLVPAGIYMALQAPHIGEPQFRGWGVPMATDIAFVVGIMAVLGKRVPFGLKIMLLSLAIADDIGAVVVIAAFYSGGLNWFMLLLAAAGFAVVRILNETGVRSVPVYTLVGAGIWLAVYRSGVHPTVAGVLLGLLAPSAVWVGRDALRLSISDLQARLDAGTGGNVKTEDLELLAFAAQESVSPLERLEHGLHPWVGFAIMPLFALANAGVHVELKAITEPVSIAVMLGLFLGKPIGVMLFSFLAVRAGIAKLPHGVNWFVLLGGGFLAGIGFTMSLFVAGLAFEGNEQLLADAKIGILFGSALSAVAGAGLLIAALRNRVPGTAHPTDT; from the coding sequence ATGGCTCATTCCGCTCGACGCAGCAATCCGCACCTTCCGGTCGCACCCATTCGTCGGCTCACGCGCCCACTTTCTCGCTTCCTGAAAATCGAATCGGCCAGCGGGATCGTGCTGCTATTCTGCACGGTACTCGCGATCGCCTTGGCGAACAGCGACGCCGCGTCCGCGTACCACAAGTTTTGGCACACGCACGTGCAACTCGGCGCCGGGGCGTTCACGCTCGGCGGCGAGTTGGGGCACTTCTTCGTCAACGACGTGCTGATGACGATCTTCTTCTTCGTCGTCGGGCTGGAGATCAAGCGCGAACTCGTGGCCGGTGAACTGCGCGACGCGCGCAAGGCGGCTCTTCCCGTGGCCGCGGCGCTGGGCGGGATGCTCGTGCCGGCCGGGATCTACATGGCCCTGCAAGCGCCTCACATCGGCGAACCGCAGTTCCGCGGGTGGGGCGTGCCGATGGCAACGGACATCGCGTTCGTCGTCGGGATCATGGCCGTGCTGGGGAAGCGCGTCCCGTTCGGGCTGAAGATCATGCTCCTGTCGCTGGCCATCGCCGACGACATCGGTGCCGTTGTCGTGATCGCGGCGTTCTACAGCGGGGGGCTGAACTGGTTCATGCTCCTGCTCGCGGCGGCCGGGTTCGCGGTGGTGCGCATCCTCAACGAAACCGGCGTGCGCTCGGTGCCGGTGTACACACTCGTCGGCGCCGGGATCTGGCTCGCGGTGTACAGGTCCGGCGTTCACCCCACCGTCGCGGGCGTGCTGCTCGGGCTGCTCGCGCCGTCGGCGGTGTGGGTCGGGCGCGACGCACTACGACTCTCCATTTCGGACCTCCAGGCCCGTCTCGATGCCGGCACCGGGGGGAACGTGAAGACCGAAGACCTGGAACTGCTCGCGTTCGCGGCGCAAGAAAGCGTGTCGCCGTTAGAGCGGCTCGAACACGGGCTGCACCCGTGGGTCGGGTTCGCGATCATGCCGCTGTTCGCACTGGCCAATGCGGGCGTTCACGTCGAACTAAAAGCGATCACCGAACCGGTCTCGATCGCGGTGATGTTGGGGCTGTTCCTGGGCAAGCCGATTGGCGTGATGCTGTTCAGCTTCTTAGCAGTTCGAGCCGGGATCGCGAAGCTCCCGCACGGCGTGAACTGGTTCGTGCTCCTCGGCGGCGGGTTCCTCGCCGGCATCGGGTTCACGATGTCGCTGTTCGTTGCGGGATTGGCGTTTGAGGGCAACGAACAGCTACTCGCGGACGCGAAGATCGGTATCCTCTTTGGTTCCGCGCTGAGCGCTGTGGCCGGTGCCGGGTTGCTGATCGCGGCTCTGCGCAATCGCGTGCCCGGCACCGCTCACCCCACTGATACTTGA
- a CDS encoding class I SAM-dependent methyltransferase, with protein MSGASDYVLGQSERAARRLALQDLHFAAPSEALLDALALRPADRVVELGCGPGAFTRRILNRLGANGVVVGVDSSSGLLEQAKASLAQLGGSRFQPTLADVAKPGAWIDGADVVTGRAVLHHVPMAEFLLGRLRARLRPGTRIGFLEPDFRSPLARIAHLEATSRPELAPLLVWAKSINDLYSAWRISPCVGATLAQTLETAGYSNVRHAWHEFPTDETVIENIQMIYDEVRDTYVSLGILSAAEIDEQQRLLRALPNDVLPAVWGLHQVSAVV; from the coding sequence ATGAGTGGCGCTTCAGATTACGTCCTGGGTCAGTCCGAGCGCGCGGCGCGCAGACTCGCGCTGCAGGATCTGCACTTCGCGGCTCCTTCGGAAGCGCTACTCGATGCGCTCGCACTTCGACCCGCGGACCGCGTCGTCGAATTGGGGTGCGGTCCCGGGGCGTTCACCCGGCGCATCCTGAACCGGCTCGGCGCGAACGGTGTTGTGGTCGGCGTGGATTCGTCTTCGGGTTTACTGGAACAGGCCAAAGCATCTCTTGCGCAACTCGGTGGGTCGCGCTTCCAGCCGACGCTGGCGGACGTTGCGAAACCGGGCGCGTGGATCGACGGCGCGGACGTGGTGACCGGCCGAGCGGTTTTGCACCACGTCCCGATGGCCGAGTTTCTGCTGGGTCGGTTGCGCGCCCGACTGCGCCCCGGCACGCGCATCGGCTTCCTGGAACCGGACTTCCGCAGCCCGCTCGCACGAATCGCGCACCTCGAAGCGACCTCGCGCCCGGAACTGGCGCCGTTACTCGTATGGGCGAAGTCGATTAACGACCTGTATTCCGCGTGGCGTATTTCGCCGTGTGTGGGCGCGACGCTGGCCCAAACGCTCGAAACGGCGGGCTACTCGAACGTGCGTCACGCCTGGCACGAGTTCCCGACGGACGAGACCGTCATCGAGAACATTCAGATGATCTACGACGAAGTGCGCGACACCTACGTCTCACTCGGCATCCTGTCCGCGGCCGAAATCGACGAGCAGCAGCGGTTGCTCCGCGCGCTGCCGAACGACGTGCTCCCGGCCGTGTGGGGCTTACATCAGGTTTCGGCCGTGGTGTGA
- a CDS encoding class I SAM-dependent methyltransferase, giving the protein MEKNLDRDEMQDLICGAVRGEAFRRATFAGATRGAPCEWVRVVVRPIELRGERYFQFAYQGAKKAVTKNFLDDEMEAPLDELVGYGFAGVHITTGAEEIDIRTSRKGRVHIGRHKLKEPVEAREAEAHNRVKDVPLPEGKADRLLEVMGIATPDGRVRPTMRAKYTQINEFLKQLRHVFDDAKLADLDRDVSILDCGCGSSYLTLAAHHYLNDVLNVPARILGVDVNEEVIRKSMDRADQLGADKLVFECRRIGTADVQADIVFALHACDTATDDAIAQAVRSEARLLLSVPCCHHDLNKVIRADGPADVLRPVLRHGILLQRTADLVTDAFRALALRIMGYRTDVVEFVATEHTPRNLMIRAVRGAPAGEAAHVAEYIEMKRFWRVTPYIEKVLGEPFQQLVRATS; this is encoded by the coding sequence ATGGAGAAGAATTTAGATCGCGACGAGATGCAGGATTTGATTTGCGGGGCCGTGCGGGGCGAGGCGTTCCGGCGCGCGACCTTCGCGGGCGCGACGCGCGGGGCGCCGTGCGAATGGGTCCGCGTCGTGGTGCGGCCGATCGAGTTGCGCGGCGAACGGTACTTCCAGTTCGCCTACCAGGGCGCGAAGAAGGCCGTCACCAAGAACTTCCTTGATGACGAAATGGAAGCGCCGCTCGATGAGTTGGTCGGCTACGGCTTCGCGGGTGTTCACATCACCACGGGCGCGGAAGAGATCGACATCCGCACGAGCCGCAAGGGGCGCGTTCACATCGGTCGGCACAAGCTCAAGGAGCCCGTCGAGGCGCGAGAGGCGGAAGCGCACAACCGCGTCAAAGACGTGCCGCTGCCCGAGGGCAAAGCCGATCGCCTGCTCGAAGTCATGGGCATCGCGACGCCGGACGGCCGCGTGCGCCCGACGATGCGCGCGAAGTACACGCAGATCAACGAGTTCCTGAAACAACTGCGGCACGTCTTCGATGATGCGAAGCTCGCCGACCTCGACCGCGACGTGTCCATCCTCGATTGCGGGTGCGGGTCGAGCTACCTCACACTCGCGGCGCACCACTACCTCAACGACGTGCTCAATGTTCCTGCGCGTATCCTCGGCGTGGACGTGAACGAAGAGGTGATCCGCAAGAGCATGGACCGTGCGGACCAGCTCGGAGCGGACAAGCTCGTGTTCGAGTGCCGCCGGATCGGGACCGCGGACGTGCAGGCCGACATCGTGTTCGCGCTGCACGCCTGCGACACCGCCACCGATGATGCCATCGCGCAAGCCGTGCGCAGCGAAGCGCGGTTGCTCCTCAGCGTGCCGTGCTGTCACCACGATCTGAACAAGGTCATTCGCGCGGACGGCCCGGCCGACGTGCTCCGCCCCGTGCTCCGGCACGGCATCCTGCTCCAGCGCACCGCCGATCTGGTTACAGATGCGTTTCGCGCGCTGGCTCTGCGCATCATGGGCTACCGCACCGACGTGGTGGAGTTCGTCGCCACCGAGCACACGCCGCGCAACCTGATGATCCGCGCCGTTCGTGGGGCGCCCGCAGGCGAGGCCGCGCACGTCGCGGAATACATCGAGATGAAGCGCTTCTGGCGCGTCACCCCGTACATCGAAAAGGTGCTCGGCGAACCGTTCCAACAGCTCGTGAGGGCGACGTCATGA